From the Diachasmimorpha longicaudata isolate KC_UGA_2023 chromosome 15, iyDiaLong2, whole genome shotgun sequence genome, the window TCATTCGTATTTTCCAGGATATTAAATGATTACAGAGGTCGATCGACTATCGACCCGTCGATCTCTTTCCCTTTTTCTTCCCCTCCCCATTAcctcttttattttcaaaaagcaAATCCCCCATTACCGTTATGTTAACTTTTCAACCTTAAGGGAAACAGTGTGATacgaacaaaaaataaataacatatcCATTAGGGGAATGAACAGCAAGGTTTATGAAGCTTAATACTAGAGACGTCAGAAAAATAAGAAGATAATTGAGGGGATAAAGCAAGGCTGACTTATTGAATTCAGTGGTCCCATGAGAATAATCCAATTGGGAGAGATTtgttattcataattttccataattaggGAATGATAAATTGATGTGGTTTTATCGTTTCCACGTTTCGCCTTTATTTCGTTCTACTCTTTCTCCACTGAGTTCTTCagaaagtttgaaaatttttaaataaattgtaacGGTAGAACTACTTGAGAAACTTCAGACTGTGGGACCACAATAAAACACTCACGGCCAATATGAATTTCGGTATCCGGGCCTTAGTCTCATTTTTGTGATTATTATAGAGATACATGATTATCATTTAAAGTAGTTTAGGCTAGGCTTTTTTAATTGTATgaatgcagcaaaaaaaaacatgcgaGATTAAAAATGAAAGTCATGTGGACAGTAACGGCCAGTCGGTGGCATTCCGACATTTGttagcaattaaaaaaaactgatgaatATGCGCAATGAAAGTCAAGTGGCCTTATTAAACAATATGGAGTAGTGATTACATTAACATCGAGATCTTGAATTCATCTGTTCCACTGCTCCAGAATGAGTATAAAGTAGGAGTTAGTACGTGAGAGAGCGAACGCACGTGAGAAAAAGAAAGTTAGAGATTACGTTTTACGATAAGTTTCAAGTTTACTGATTAATGTAATTCTTCGGTTTAAGATATTCAGTTGCATTAAGTAATgagttatgattttttttttcttacaactttttttttttaacgaaggCACTCGGTCCCCTTTACGATCGAACTCTGTGCGATGTAATTATTCCATGTGAATGGGTATTTCGTGCTCCGATGTTCTTAGGTAGCTCACTATTGCCACGATGACAATGTGTAGTTTTGATGACGAGTCATGCCGATGACTTATTGGTCTGTTCTtgatttaatgtttttttttttcgtgaaagaAATCTCTGGGTCACTGCCATTATTTTTGGAGTAAACAAAGTGTTTTTTCTTCCtttgatttatttcttttgTATTCGACTAGCAGTTTTCGTGGTGAAAACGCTCAAAACGTAAGGGTCGAGGATCGATTGTGCCTTCGAAAATTATGATCTTCAAGtggataattgaataaaatgatgAAGAAGCGGTTGCAAAGAGGAAATATCCGTTTTTGTGATTTCACGAgcaattgttcattttttattttttttttactcctgtATTGCTTACTTAGAGTAGATTAATGTATTGATTAGAGAATGTTGCAATAAATGACAATGATTCCTAtaatttctacaatttttctcttgatTTTCGCTCCATTTCTTTCCATTTCACACGCGAgacataacaataattttttaaagcaaTCAATCAGTCCCATTTGCCATTAATTAATAGCTTGAATAACCCATTAGTTGACTATTAATTATCCCACAATTATTTATCTCGTTATCGTCAATGCAAAAGAGGAACCGGAAAAAGTAGGTTCGTACGTGTCCAACAGATGGCGCCAGCATCGTTGCGAAAATTCTAAACGCTCATTCAGGAGCATTAGCATCACATGATCAATTGTTAGTGAACTTTAGCCCACGATCCAGCTTTGAACATTGTTATCTCCTAGAGCCAAGGTGTTTAGACAATCAAGGAAACCTTGGACACCTCAGAATATCTCCAACAATgggaaaatatccgattaaggTAAGTCACTCCACCTTGACTCCTAGAATAAATCCACAATCGTTATTTCCTCACGTACCTGTTGATTGCACATCAGATCGAATGTTTTTGTTCCAAACGGGACGAACATTCGTGACTCTATTTcgatttagaaatttttcgtgGTTATGCACTGGTGAAGAGCATAACCACAAAGTCATCTGGGGTTGACCAACAATTGAATTCGACAATTGTTGAACAATATTTTACGGTAACTGCACGACCTTTTCCGGTAGCTTCGCTTGTCCCATTGTGTCATTCTGGAGGGCTCGATGAAATGATGATTTGTGAGATTTAATAACTGTGAATTACCTGGAGTGAAACTCATTATTTGATCATAGAAATGGCATTTctgtttaatcaatttttcgaggggtcacAGTCCATTCAAATTTGTTCACAAAAGATTTGAGCTGCAGGGCAAAGAAATTCTCAAATGGAAATTCAGCTACAAATTAGCAAATCCTCAATTCATCAACATTCCTCTCTCCTTACGCATCTCCAACGTGTCGTGACGTCGttttatttccaatttatCTCTGTTCCCATGAAGATTGGAATAATCGGTGGATCAGGCCTGGAAGACCTCGCCAAGCGGGTCCTAACGGATCCCACCATAATAGAAAAAGACCAAGTTCAAAATGATTTTGGTGTTCCAAGTGACAAGATTTACCTTGGAAATATTTCAGGAGTGCCAGTGGCCTTGCTATCTAGGTAATCACTCCACTATTCTAATTGTCGTTCCTTCCACAtggaagtggatttttaaaataattttcttcatccaatgaaaaattttatacgaGAATTTTCGAATAATGTAACTTTACCTTTCACTTCCGTTCTTCTACTGCTATCCAGACATGGACCCGGTCACAGAGTGAGTCCGACGACCGTCAATTACCGTGCGAATCTAGAAGCTTTGAAATCGCTGGGCTGCACGCATATCCTGGCGTCGACGGCCTGTGGATCTCTGTCCGAGTCAATCGGTCGTGGGCAGTTGGTCATCCCCGACAGCTTTATAGATCGCACCAATAGTCGAAAGGGAACGTTCTTCGATGGAACTTCGTCCAAGTACCCGGGGGTCTGTCACGTCCCGATGGAGCCAGCCTTCCACCCAGCCACCGCCGAGGCTCTAGCGCAGGCCGGAAAAGCCCTAGGGCAGTCAGTGAAGACAGGAGGAACGATTGTCTCCATCGAGGGGCCAAGATTCTCCTCCAAGGCGGAGAGCAAAGCCTGGCGGTTGTGGGGTGGTGACCTCATCAATATGACTACCTGCCCTGAGGTATGCAGTTGGTGAACTCCTCGTGGTAATGAGTGAAAgtaaatgaagaaataaatggACCGGAAGTGTGTACTGTCCTCCAGAAATATTATCCTCTGAGGAACCATCAAAAGCTTCGATCAATTTAatctgtattttttatggaCAGGTGTGTCTAGCTAAAGAAGCTGGCCTTCTGTACGCAGCAGTTGCTATGGCGACGGACTATGATTGTTGGCGAGAGTCCGAGAAAAACGTTTGTGCAGCTGACGTAATGGAAGTTTTCCAACAAAATGTCTCCAAAGTGACGGAACTGATCGTTCGTGCTATTGAAATTATCAGGGACATGGAGTGGGATGAACATATCGATGATTTAAAGGTACGATTGATATTCTCTTCGACCTTTTAAATATCAACTGAAGAGCATTTcctgttattttatttcagaacTTGATCGAGAGTGGGAATGTCTCAGCAAAAGACTGAAATCACATCAACGAACGTTGATGTGATTTCACAACATAAAATTGCTACAATCATTTATTCCATCTTATCATCATTCCCAGAAATAAAAGAGATTTGCAATATAACGGAAcggaatatttattcatagcTTTACAGTGTATCTCATAATCGATGTACAGTGATCTGAACAATCGCATAACCAATTTGTATCTACAATATACAAGTTCATCCTGGCGTTTTGTTAAAACCACATCGGTACCTTTGTCG encodes:
- the LOC135169715 gene encoding S-methyl-5'-thioadenosine phosphorylase; the protein is MGKYPIKIGIIGGSGLEDLAKRVLTDPTIIEKDQVQNDFGVPSDKIYLGNISGVPVALLSRHGPGHRVSPTTVNYRANLEALKSLGCTHILASTACGSLSESIGRGQLVIPDSFIDRTNSRKGTFFDGTSSKYPGVCHVPMEPAFHPATAEALAQAGKALGQSVKTGGTIVSIEGPRFSSKAESKAWRLWGGDLINMTTCPEVCLAKEAGLLYAAVAMATDYDCWRESEKNVCAADVMEVFQQNVSKVTELIVRAIEIIRDMEWDEHIDDLKNLIESGNVSAKD